The genomic stretch GGCGGCGGCGGCGTCAACGCCGTCAATCGCATGATCGAGCTCGGCCTGCGCGGTGTCGAATTCATCGCGATCAACACGGACGCCCAGGCGCTCCTGCTCAGCGACGCCGACGTCAAGCTCGACGTCGGACGCGAGCTGACCCGCGGTCTCGGCGCAGGTGCCGACCCCGAGGTCGGCCGCCGTGCCGCCGAGGACCACGCCGAGGAGATCGAGGAGGTCCTCGCCGGAGCCGACATGGTCTTCGTCACCGCGGGCGAGGGCGGCGGCACCGGCACCGGAGGCGCGCCCGTTGTCGCGCGCATCGCGAAGTCGATCGGTGCGCTGACCATCGGCGTCGTGACCAAGCCCTTCGGGTTTGAGGGCCGCCGCCGCCAGACGCAGGCCGAGGCCGGCGTCGCGACTCTGAAGAACGAGGTCGACACCCTCATCGTCGTCCCGAACGACCGTCTGCTCGAGATCAGCGACCGCGGCATCTCGATGCTCGAGGCCTTCGCGACGGCCGATCAGGTGCTCCTCGCCGGTGTCCAGGGCATCACCGACCTCATCACGACCCCTGGCCTCATCAACCTTGACTTCGCCGACGTGAAGTCGGTCATGCAGGGCGCCGGTTCGGCCCTGATGGGTATCGGCTCCTCGCGCGGCGCCGATCGGGCGATCAAGGCGGCCGAGCTGGCCGTCGCCTCTCCGTTGCTGGAGGCCAGTATCGACGGCGCGCACGGCGTGCTGCTCTCGATCCAGGGCGGCTCGAACCTCGGCATCTTCGAGATCAACGATGCGGCCCGCCTCGTGCAGGAGGCGGTGCACGCCGAGGCGAACATCATCTTCGGCGCGGTGATTGATGACACGCTCGGCGACGAGGTGCGCGTGACCGTCATCGCCGCGGGCTTCGACGGCGGCGAGCCGGGCGGAACCGCCCCGGCCGCAATCGCTCAGCCGCGCCAGCAGCAGAGCTCCGCGTCCGAGGCGGCCGCCGAGCCGATTCCGGTGACGGCTCCCGCCGAGCCGGCCGCTACCGGCTCGATCTGGTCGAGCACCCCCGTCGCCGCTCCGGCCCCTGTCGCCGACCCGTCCTTCGACGAGGACGACAGCGACCTGGACATCCCCGACTTCCTCAAGTAGCCGTGGCCGATCCGGAGCTGGCCGCGCGCTGGGCCGAGGTCTCCGAGCGGGTCGCCGACGCGACCCGCTCGGCCGGTCGCGAGGCCGCCTCCGTCACGACCGTGGTCGTCACCAAGTTCCATCCGGTGTCGCTGCTGCGCGACCTCCTCGAGCTGGGTGTCGTCGACTTCGGCGAGAACAGGCATCAGGAGGCGCAAGAGAAGTCGGTCGAACTCGCGGACACATCTGCGCGCTGGCACTACATCGGCCAGTTGCAGAGTAAGAAAGCCCGGCAGGTCCGCCGCTACGCGAGCGCGGTCCACTCCGTCGACCGGCTCGCACTCGTCCCGCTGCTGGACGCGGGCGAGGAACCGCTCGATGTCTTCCTCCAGGTCAACCTCACCGAGGACCCGGAGCGCGGGGGAGCGGCCCCGGCCGAGATCGAGCCGCTCGCCGAGGCCCTCGCGGAGGCTTCCGGGCTGACGCTGCGCGGAGTGATGGCGGTCGCTCCGCTGGGAGAGGAGCCGCGTCCCGCCTTCGCCCGGCTGCGCGCGATCTCGGAGCGGCTGCTCTCGATAGACCCAGCTGCGACAGCGATCTCGGCGGGGATGTCACACGATTTTACCGAGGCTATCGCCGAGGGTGCGACACACCTGCGAATCGGGACGGCAATCACCGGAGAACGCCCCGCTCGCGCCTAACCTCATGATGACCCACCTGTGGGAGCACACACGACACGGAGGACATCATGGCCAACCCGCTCAAGAAGACGATGGTCTACCTCGGACTCGCCGATGAAGAGGTCGAGTACGAGCGCGCAGAGCCCGTCGAGGCGGCGCCGGCGACGGCCCACCGCGCACCGGTCTCCCCGGTCCAGCCCGTCTCGCCCGTCGAGCCGATGCAGCAGCCGCGCGCGACGGTCACCCCGCTCCGTAAGCCCACCCCCCCGACCCCGAAGGCGACGGCACACGCCGAGA from Rathayibacter rathayi encodes the following:
- the ftsZ gene encoding cell division protein FtsZ, producing the protein MTSNQNYLAVIKVVGIGGGGVNAVNRMIELGLRGVEFIAINTDAQALLLSDADVKLDVGRELTRGLGAGADPEVGRRAAEDHAEEIEEVLAGADMVFVTAGEGGGTGTGGAPVVARIAKSIGALTIGVVTKPFGFEGRRRQTQAEAGVATLKNEVDTLIVVPNDRLLEISDRGISMLEAFATADQVLLAGVQGITDLITTPGLINLDFADVKSVMQGAGSALMGIGSSRGADRAIKAAELAVASPLLEASIDGAHGVLLSIQGGSNLGIFEINDAARLVQEAVHAEANIIFGAVIDDTLGDEVRVTVIAAGFDGGEPGGTAPAAIAQPRQQQSSASEAAAEPIPVTAPAEPAATGSIWSSTPVAAPAPVADPSFDEDDSDLDIPDFLK
- a CDS encoding YggS family pyridoxal phosphate-dependent enzyme, yielding MADPELAARWAEVSERVADATRSAGREAASVTTVVVTKFHPVSLLRDLLELGVVDFGENRHQEAQEKSVELADTSARWHYIGQLQSKKARQVRRYASAVHSVDRLALVPLLDAGEEPLDVFLQVNLTEDPERGGAAPAEIEPLAEALAEASGLTLRGVMAVAPLGEEPRPAFARLRAISERLLSIDPAATAISAGMSHDFTEAIAEGATHLRIGTAITGERPARA